From a region of the Calliphora vicina chromosome 4, idCalVici1.1, whole genome shotgun sequence genome:
- the LOC135959262 gene encoding uncharacterized protein LOC135959262 encodes MAEKHAIILLVFLQIALQIQQIAMVAVGPLDYNHYPNATYPLPATTIERVEHFSNGCYKQRVREPDLLNTTRFYETEQLICPPGVNVSFVPANNTPIQALPVLPYPAHNMTPSYIRPAGTAPIAAMPPPAAPNPVVITQQQLSPAGIPSNTTSQVVVLSKKSGFYDHEKKKNSANSLYKFNCIFVFVFTAIFYNFN; translated from the exons atggcTGAAAAACATGCTATTATTTTGCTAGTATTTCTACAAATTGCTCTACAAATTCAACAAATTGCCATGGTTGCTGTTGGTCCCTTAG ACTATAATCATTATCCCAATGCTACTTATCCACTACCAGCGACCACAATTGAACGTGTTGAACACTTTTCCAATGGCTGTTACAAACAACGAGTCCGCGAACCTGATCTCTTAAATACCACAAGGTTTTACGAAACTGAACAATTAATATGTCCACCCGGTGTCAATGTTTCATTTGTACCAGCTAATAATACGCCTATACAAGCATTACCAGTCCTACCCTATCCTGCACACAACATGACCCCTTCTTATATAAGACCTGCTGGAACTGCTCCCATTGCCGCTATGCCGCCACCTGCTGCACCAAATCCTGTTGTTATAACACAGCAACAATTGTCGCCAGCAGGTATTCCTTCAAATACCACTTCACAAGTTGTAGTTCTTTCTAAGAAATCCGGCTTCTATGACcatgaaaagaagaaaaattctGCAAATTCTTTGTACAAGTTTAATTgcatttttgtgtttgttttcacggcaatattttacaatttcaattaa